A window from Leishmania mexicana MHOM/GT/2001/U1103 complete genome, chromosome 33 encodes these proteins:
- a CDS encoding amastin-like protein has product MGCVSGIIFGVLQFVALLFIAVGTPLAMYIPRNDSAPLIYNGYCISLWGIRDRCLVLLYSVSPKDVWSECDGRVSRFKTAQVCAIAAAVVLVASMLASCLDACCCHCIKCVCGLLNLLAAGLLAISWGCMLDCYLNNQGSHVVMNVDVCTQMRNFTGLDNAFPQGMQLGAGFALLVAACVISFANIFVMLIPC; this is encoded by the coding sequence ATGGGCTGCGTTTCCGGCATAATATTCGGCGTCCTCCAGTTTGTGGCGCTACTCTTCATTGCTGTTGGCACCCCGCTGGCGATGTATATACCGCGGAACGACAGCGCTCCCCTTATCTACAACGGCTACTGCATCTCGCTCTGGGGGATTCGCGATAGATGCTTGGTATTGTTGTACTCGGTCAGTCCTAAAGATGTCTGGTCTGAGTGCGACGGCCGCGTGAGTCGCTTCAAAACGGCGCAGGTGTGCGCCattgcggctgccgtcgttCTCGTTGCCTCGATGCTGGCAAGCTGCCTGGatgcgtgctgctgccactgcatCAAGTGCGTGTGCGGTTTGCTGAACTTATTGGCCGCAGGTCTGCTTGCAATCAGCTGGGGCTGCATGTTGGATTGCTATCTGAATAATCAAGGTAGCCATGTTGTCATGAATGTGGACGTGTGCACGCAAATGCGCAACTTCACCGGCCTTGATAACGCGTTTCCCCAGGGAATGCAGCTGGGCGCGGGCTTTGCTCTTCTCGTTGCCGCCTGCGTTATCAGCTTTGCGAACATCTTTGTCATGCTTATTCCGTGCTGA
- a CDS encoding p-glycoprotein, which yields MPEGSETDASAKGGSVFGWEDRQGSCSPNQPIAEGLVERRDRGDRNDYSCSLTPQWREVMNMPQSYGVYVDEGKVAPVKKLASQSDSTHGSSDYGSRNPLFSAEEEVKGTVVRKSVSPIEIFRYADTADRVLMIIGTIFAVCSGAGMPLFSFIFGRIATDLMSGVGSVELNAAKTSLIMVYVGIGMFVACGGHVLCWTVAASRQEGRIRLNFFRAVLRQDIGWHDEHSPGELTARMTGDTRVIHNGINDKLSQGIMNGAMGIIGYIAGFVFSWELTLVMVGMMPFIIVMAAIIGNIVSKMTESSRKHFAKAGSMATEVMENIRTVQVFGREDYELQRFAEAVLYAQERGIRKEFAGSLSAAVVMALVYLSYTVAFFFGSYLVEWGRRDMADIISTFLAVLMGSFGLGFVAPSATAFTESRAAAYEIFKTIERVPPVDIDAGGVPVTGFRQSIEFHNVRFSYPTRPDMILFRDLNLTIKRGQKVAFSGSSGCGKSSMIGLIQRFYDPVGGAVLCDGVDMRELCLHDWRDQIGIVSQEPNLFAGTMMENVRVGKPNATEEEVIEACRQANVHDTIMSLPDQYNTPVGAVGSQLSGGQKQRIAIARALVKRPPILLLDEATSALDRKSEMEVQRSLDQLMQKGGMTVIVIAHRLETIRNVDCIYYMKYDGEEGSKITESGTFDELMALGGEFAAMARIQGVSAGDARSGTKGQDDSKANDLLNVILDEATLAQLDEEAPRTARQKVPIEELAKWEVNGVNVGFRRLMGMNKDKLWAVALGILGSAVGGAARPTSSILMGYMLRVLGEYSFNKNVEQLRSGTNLYAPLFIVFAVGNFLGWVLHGFYGYAGEHLTTKIRLLLFRQIMRQDMNFFDIPGRDAGSLAGMLSGDCEAVHQLWGPSIGLKVQMVCIIAAGVVVSFIYQWKLALVALACMPLLIGCSLAERMMMNRYTKSKEGDTSDTIVTEALSSVRTVTSFNMKADRVEAFEATLRVETPHGVKKGIIAGSINGARQFIHYGAFALCFWYGSKLIDRGEAQFTDVMIASMSILFGAQSTGDAGAFATKLAEAERSAKRVFSVIDRVPDLDIEQSGDKDLGKGCDVDFRKVQFIYSARPKQAVLASVNLRFGDGTTNGLIGQTGCGKSTIIQMLARFYDRRSGLICVNGKDLSSLDIAEWRRNISVVLQEPDLFSGTVRENIRYAREDATDEEVEEAARLAHIHQEIMKWPGGYNTEVGYKGSALSGGQKQRVAIARGLLRRPKLLLLDEATSALDNVTEAKVQDGINAYQAKYGVTSVSIAHRLTTIRHCDQIILLDAGHIIEQGSHEELMALGGEYMMRYNLYTGASS from the coding sequence ATGCCTGAGGGCTCTGAAACGGATGCGAGCGCCAAGGGCGGCTCAGTCTTTGGATGGGAGGATAGGCAGGGGTCCTGTTCTCCAAACCAACCCATCGCGGAGGGGCTGGTGGAACGTAGAGACCGTGGCGATCGCAACGACTATAGCTGCAGCCTGACACCGCAGTGGAGGGAGGTGATGAATATGCCGCAGAGTTATGGCGTGTATGTGGACGAGGGAAAGGTGGCACCGGTGAAAAAGCTTGCCAGTCAGAGTGACAGCACgcatggcagcagcgactaCGGCAGCCGCAATCCTCTGTTcagcgccgaggaggaggttaAGGGGACGGTGGTGCGCAAAAGTGTGAGCCCTATAGAAATTTTTCGCTACGCCGACACGGCCGACCGTGTGCTCATGATCATTGGCACCATCTTTGCAgtctgcagcggtgccggcatGCCCTTGTTCTCTTTTATATTTGGCCGTATCGCAACAGATCTCATGTCTGGCGTGGGCAGTGTAGAGCTCAACGCGGCGAAGACGTCGTTGATCATGGTGTACGTCGGTATCGGCATGTTCGTGGCCTGCGGTGGTCACGTGTTATGTTGGACAGTGGCAGCGTCTCGTCAGGAAGGGCGCATCCGTCTGAACTTCTTtcgcgctgtgctgcgccaggACATTGGGTGGCACGACGAGCACAGCCCTGGCGAGCTGACCGCTCGCATGACGGGCGACACGCGTGTGATCCACAATGGCATTAATGACAAGCTGTCGCAGGGTATCATGAATGGCGCCATGGGTATCATCGGTTACATCGCTGGCTTCGTGTTTTCGTGGGAGTTGACGCTTGTGATGGTCGGCATGATGCCCTTCATTATTGTCATGGCTGCCATAATCGGCAACATCGTGTCCAAGATGACAGAGTCGTCGCGCAAGCACTTTGCGAAGGCCGGATCTATGGCGACGGAGGTGATGGAGAACATCCGCACGGTGCAGGTGTTTGGCCGGGAGGACTACGAGTTGCAGCGGTTTGCTGAAGCGGTCCTGTACGCCCAGGAGCGTGGTATCCGCAAAGAGTTTGCGGGCAGCCTTTCTGCGGCGGTGGTAATGGCCCTCGTGTATCTCAGCTACACCGTCGCCTTTTTCTTCGGCTCCTACTTAGTCGAATGGGGTCGCCGCGACATGGCGGATATTATTTCTACCTTTCTGGCCGTGCTGATGGGTAGCTTTGGCCTCGGGTTCGTGGCACCCAGTGCGACTGCGTTCACCGAGTCCCGTGCTGCCGCGTACGAGATCTTCAAGACGATTGAGCGTGTACCACCGGTAGACAtcgacgctggcggcgtgcCTGTAACGGGCTTCAGGCAGAGCATCGAGTTCCACAACGTGCGCTTCTCGTACCCGACTCGCCCGGACATGATACTGTTCCGCGACCTGAACCTGACGATCAAGCGCGGGCAGAAGGTTGCGTTCTCTGGGTCGTCTGGGTGCGGCAAGTCGTCGATGATCGGGCTGATCCAGCGCTTCTACGACCCTGTTGgtggcgccgtgctgtgcgACGGTGTGGATATGCGCGAGCTGTGCCTGCACGACTGGCGCGACCAGATTGGGATTGTATCGCAGGAGCCCAACCTGTTCGCGGGGACGATGATGGAGAACGTGCGCGTGGGAAAGCCGAacgcgacggaggaggaggtgattGAGGCCTGCAGGCAGGCGAATGTCCACGACACCATCATGAGTCTGCCAGACCAGTACAACACGCCCGTAGGTGCTGTAGGCTCGCAGCTATCGGGCGGGCAGAAGCAGCGAATCGCGATCGCGCGCGCACTCGTGAAGCGGCCGCCGatcctgctgctggacgaggcgACGAGCGCGCTGGACCGGAAGTCTGAGATGGAGGTACAGCGCTCACTGGACCAGCTGATGCAGAAGGGCGGGATGACCGTGATCGTGATCGCGCACCGGCTCGAGACGATCCGCAACGTGGATTGCATCTACTACATGAAgtacgacggcgaggaggggagcaAGATCACGGAGAGCGGGACGTTTGACGAGCTGATGGCGCTTGGTGGAGAGTTCGCTGCCATGGCGAGGATCCAGGGCGTGTCTGCTGGTGACGCGAGGAGCGGCACAAAAGGGCAGGATGACAGCAAGGCCAATGACCTCCTGAATGTGATACTGGACGAGGCGACTCTTGCGCAActggacgaggaggcgccgcgcacggcgcGTCAGAAGGTGCCAATCGAGGAGCTCGCGAAGTGGGAAGTGAATGGCGTGAACGTTGGCTTCCGGCGGTTGATGGGAATGAATAAAGATAAATTGTGGGCTGTGGCGCTGGGTATTCTCGGCTCGGCGGTGGGTGGCGCCGCTCGACCTACGAGCTCAATCTTGATGGGCTACAtgctgcgtgtgcttggCGAGTACAGCTTTAACAAGAATGTTGAACAACTACGCAGCGGAACCAACCTGTACGCCCCGCTGTTTATTGTCTTCGCGGTTGGGAACTTCTTGGGCTGGGTTCTGCACGGCTTTTACGGCTACGCGGGTGAGCACCTGACAACAAAGATCCGCTTGTTGCTGTTCCGTCAGATCATGCGCCAGGACATGAACTTCTTTGACATTCCCGGGCGTGATGCTGGGTCCTTGGCTGGGATGCTGTCCGGCGACTGCGAGGCCGTGCATCAGCTGTGGGGCCCGTCGATTGGCCTGAAAGTGCAGATGGTGTGCATTATTGCTGCTGGAGTTGTGGTGAGCTTCATCTACCAGTGGAAGCTGGCGCTTGTGGCGCTGGCTTGCATGCCGTTGCTCATTGGCTGCAGCCTTGCGGAGCGTATGATGATGAACAGGTATACAAAGAGCAAGGAGGGCGACACAAGCGACACGATTGTGACGGAGGCGCTGTCGAGCGTGCGCACGGTGACGTCGTTCAACATGAAGGCGGATCGCGTGGAGGCCTTCGAGGCAACGCTGCGAGTGGAGACGCCGCACGGTGTAAAGAAGGGCATCATTGCCGGCAGCATCAATGGCGCCAGACAGTTTATTCATTACGGCGCCTTCGCACTGTGCTTCTGGTACGGTAGCAAACTGATTGACAGGGGCGAGGCGCAGTTCACGGATGTCATGATCGCGAGCATGTCGATCCTGTTCGGTGCGCAGAGCACCGGTGATGCTGGTGCGTTCGCGACAAAactggcggaggcggagcgctcTGCGAAGCGTGTGTTCAGCGTGATCGACCGCGTGCCTGACCTGGACATCGAGCAGTCCGGCGACAAGGATCTGGGCAAGGGCTGTGACGTTGACTTCCGAAAGGTGCAGTTCATCTACTCTGCGCGACCGAAGCAGGCTGTGCTTGCGTCCGTGAACCTGCGGTTTGGCGACGGAACGACCAACGGGCTGATAGGGCAGACGGGGTGCGGAAAGTCGACGATCATCCAGATGCTTGCCCGCTTCTACGATCGGCGCTCTGGGCTGATCTGCGTGAACGGGAAGGACCTGTCGTCACTAGACATCGCGGAGTGGCGGCGCAACATCAGTGTTGTGCTCCAGGAGCCGGATCTGTTCAGCGGGACTGTGCGGGAAAACATCCGGTACGCGCGCGAGGACGCgacggacgaggaggtggaggaggctgcgCGGCTCGCGCACATCCACCAGGAGATCATGAAGTGGCCAGGTGGCTACAACACGGAGGTGGGGTATAAAGGCAGCGCGCTGTCTGGCGGTCAGAAGCAGCGCGTTGCGATTGCGcgcgggctgctgcggcgaccgaagctgctgctgctggacgaggcgACGAGCGCGCTGGACAATgtgacggaggcgaaggTGCAAGATGGCATCAATGCGTACCAGGCGAAATACGGGGTCACGTCGGTGAGCATTGCGCACCGTTTGACAACGATCCGCCACTGCGACCAGATCATCCTGCTAGACGCTGGGCACATCATCGAGCAGGGCAGCCACGAGGAGCTGATGGCGCTTGGCGGGGAGTACATGATGCGCTACAACCTGTACACGGGCGCGAGCTCGTGA
- a CDS encoding putative myosin IB heavy chain, with the protein MASDYKQRETVGVEDLVLLPQISEKAITDDLSVRHCEDLIYTNIGSVLLVVNPFKAIQGLYNDAHMQFYRHNGRLGGVRYALLEGQEPGDAALGGPHIFALAEETYRSMVSEEENQCVIISGESGAGKTEASKHIMQYISAVSGNTKDMQRVKRIILESNPLLEAFGNAKTLRNDNSSRFGKFLEIYFDIRGGPVGGHLSHFLLEKSRVSSQQMGECNFHIFYQVCAGAAAELHGDGSGLQPSREGKGGNREGSVAAWDDDDNDGGGHAPIAWREVFEEMRMHRGGSDSNIGQSQLFVSSSPFSAYYPWRFLRPSLGSGQHAEEFTSRAGIDDLRGWRETLIAMDAMGMSSQDQVSVIKVLCLVLHLGELDFVAPEEGGALAAGQNPCTVANPEELAFVAQQLGVDASALLKALTWRKLQMGATEVVFSPLDVQQCRSTRDAVAKVLYEGVFEFIVSSVNTAFGDAPHALMLGVLDIYGFEIFAKNGFEQFCINYVNEKLQQIFIELTLRVEQEEYVREHIPWEDIKYFDNQIVCDLIESDRPPGLFAIMDDVCITMAKEEESVADRKLLDKLAMTYSSHPNFLRSERGFIVKHYAGDVEYSTDGFVGRNKDRLGADVVEVLSKSQAHFLLEILTDVLADGLAAASSSTGTSGARRAYTTAGFKIRQQAADLVRTLKQCTPHYVRTIKSNDVKRANFFDEARVLHQVKYLGLLENVRVRRAGYSYRQYFDKFLKRFKYTCPSTYPRPFRGTDRAACEAILAYLQDEQEVLPPDSFVIGTSKVFIRQPEHVLALEQSREAAFHALSVTIQRAWRRYTQCKQLLCLKAKLDRTYTRHRKTRRADSVFRAYEGIYVETDAVVAVPSPAAGGGTSAVPRALSNRLTVALDAILQFDPIASAWRSFWTPGEAGQPRKRFFFNALTREMVWERPRELDPPRVVFSCAVDRVVNWVTAKTVKEFIFLTTHDVLYMVRETPPSSSQPPSSSAKHSKRAAAAMEKQPVAMTLTPCFTLQKRIDLRLLTQVAVTTMADTVLVVRVLPVQAPYRTVTDTVKTKAGPSKCETCNRAATPALRRANCPSCGRLCCVRHCLTYARPLPMITGQAAPVRVCPACVVGEPLEPVEDMVLLTSYRTELAGTLCARYQERMGNPLPFFVSDSIPFSKWTPAPSPPKVKRTRRPAKSSASRGGEASEEAQPLVIGGLYEVTLTCTVTDDPLTNDTVLIGAAPPDLLTAAASADGRAGAKGRKKGKEAFDDEVAYTVPPGTPPVLRLVAPRGITGEQIRRMEAIREERRKVAAARRRREEEEEREREAQREREREAEHRRVVQERKKAKAAEAARMEAERATREMAAAERREEAARVVAERAQRR; encoded by the coding sequence ATGGCGTCCGACTACAAGCAGCGCGAGACGGTCGGCGTCGAGGATCTTGTTCTCCTCCCGCAGATCAGCGAGAAGGCCATTACTGATGACCTCTCCGTGCGCCATTGCGAGGATTTGATCTACACAAACATCGGCTctgtgctgctcgtggtgAACCCTTTCAAGGCGATTCAGGGCCTGTACAATGATGCGCACATGCAGTTCTACCGGCACAATGGCCGGCTGGGCGGCGTGCGATACGCGCTGCTTGAGGGACAGGAGCccggcgacgccgctctTGGCGGGCCGCACATCTTCGCCTTGGCCGAGGAGACGTACCGAAGCATGGTgtcagaggaggagaaccaGTGTGTCATCATCTCCGGTGAATCGGGTGCCGGCAAGACAGAGGCATCGAAGCACATCATGCAGTACATCTCCGCAGTCTCTGGCAACACGAAAGACATGCAGCGGGTCAAGCGCATCATTCTCGAGTCCAACCCTCTGCTGGAAGCGTTCGGCAACGCCAAGACGCTGCGCAACGACAACAGCTCGCGCTTTGGCAAGTTTCTCGAGATTTACTTTGACATCCGCGGCGGCCCGGTTGGTGGTCACCTCTCGCACTTTTTGCTGGAGAAGTCACGTGTGTCGAGTCAGCAGATGGGGGAGTGTAACTTCCACATCTTCTACCAGgtgtgtgctggcgcagctgccgagcTGCACGGTGACGGCAGCGGGCTCCAGCCCtcgagagagggaaagggcgGCAACCGGGAGGGCTCTGTTGCTGCGTGGGACGACGATGACAACGATGGCGGTGGCCACGCCCCTATTGCCTGGCGTGAGGTGTTTGAGGAGATGCGCATGCATAGGGGAGGCAGTGACAGCAACATTGGCCAGTCGCAGCTCTTcgtctcttcctctccgtTTTCAGCGTATTATCCGTGGAGGTTTCTGCGCCCGTCATTGGGGTCTGGGCAGCACGCGGAGGAGTTCACGTCTCGCGCCGGCATCGATGACTTGCGCGGCTGGCGTGAGACGCTCATCGCGATGGATGCGATGGGGATGTCGTCGCAGGATCAGGTGTCCGTCATCAAGGTTCTGTGCCTGGTGCTGCACCTCGGCGAGCTTGATTTTGTGGCAccggaggagggcggggcgctggcggcggggCAGAACCCATGCACCGTTGCGAATCCCGAGGAGCTTGCATttgtcgcgcagcagctcggcgTTGATGCTtcagcgctgctgaaggcTCTGACGTGGCGAAAGCTGCAGATGGGCGCGACGGAAGTGGTCTTCTCCCCTCTTGAtgtgcagcagtgccgcagcACTCGTGACGCCGTGGCGAAGGTTCTCTACGAGGGTGTCTTTGAGTTCATCGTCAGCTCCGTGAACACCGCCTTCGGCGACGCCCCTCACGCCCTCATGCTCGGCGTGCTTGACATTTACGGCTTCGAAATTTTTGCCAAGAACGGGTTTGAGCAGTTCTGCATCAACTACGTGAacgagaagctgcagcagatCTTCATTGAGCTGACGCTGCGagtggagcaggaggagtACGTGCGGGAGCACATACCGTGGGAGGACATCAAGTACTTTGACAACCAAATCGTCTGCGACCTGATCGAGAGCGACCGTCCACCAGGCCTGTTCGCGATCATGGACGACGTGTGCATCACCAtggcaaaggaggaggagtctGTGGCGGACCGCAAGCTGCTGGACAAGCTGGCCATGACATACAGCAGCCACCCGAACTTTttgcgcagcgagcgcggCTTCATCGTTAAGCACTACGCTGGCGACGTCGAGTACAGCACGGACGGCTTCGTTGGCCGCAACAAGGATCGGCTTGGCGCGGACGTGGTCGAGGTGCTGTCAAAAAGTCAGGCACATTTCTTGCTGGAAATTCTGACCGATGTGCTGGCGGAcggcttggcggcggcgtcatcgTCTACCGGGACCAGCGGAGCTCGTCGCGCCTACACCACAGCCGGCTTCAAGATccgccagcaggccgccGATCTCGTGCGCACGCTGAAGCAGTGCACGCCCCACTACGTGCGCACCATCAAATCGAACGATGTGAAGCGGGCCAACTTCTTCGACGAGGCGCGGGTGCTGCACCAAGTGAAGTATCTCGGCCTCCTGGAGAacgtgcgggtgcggcgagcGGGCTACAGCTACCGGCAATACTTTGACAAGTTCCTCAAGCGCTTCAAATACACGTGTCCGAGCACCTATCCACGGCCCTTTCGAGGCACAGACAGGGCGGCGTGCGAGGCCATCCTCGCCTACCTGCAGGACGAGCAAGAGGTGCTGCCACCCGACTCCTTTGTGATTGGCACCAGCAAGGTCTTTATTCGACAGCCGGAGCATGTTCTGGCGCTTGAGCAGAGCCGTGAAGCCGCCTTTCATGCCCTATCCGTCACCATTCaacgcgcgtggcggcgctaCACGCAGTGCaagcagctcctctgcctcaAGGCGAAGCTGGACCGCACGTACACGCGGCACCGCAAGACGCGCCGTGCCGACAGTGTCTTTCGAGCCTACGAGGGCATCTACGTGGAGACCGATGCCGTGGTGGCCGTGCCGAGCCCGGccgcaggcggcggcaccagcgcagTGCCACGTGCGCTCTCCAACCGACTCACCGTGGCCCTCGACGCCATCCTGCAATTTGACCCCATCGCCAGTGCGTGGCGCTCCTTCTGGACTCCGGGCGAGGCAGGCCAACCCCGCAAGAGGTTCTTCTTCAACGCTCTCACACGCGAGATGGTTTGGGAGCGGCCCCGTGAGCTAGACCCGCCGCGCGTTGTCTTCTCCTGCGCCGTCGACCGCGTTGTCAACTGGGTCACCGCGAAAACCGTCAAGGAGTTTATTTTCCTCACGACGCACGACGTGCTGTACATGGTGCGCGAGACACCGCCTTCGTCCTCGCAGCCGCCTAGTAGTAGCGCAAAGCATTCCAAgcgtgcggccgccgcaATGGAGAAGCAGCCGGTCGCCATGACGCTGACGCCGTGCTTCACTCTGCAGAAGCGCATAGACCTGCGTCTTCTTACACAGGTGGCGGTCACCACGATGGCCGAcacggtgctggtggtgcgcgtgctgccggTGCAGGCGCCGTACCGAACAGTCACCGATACGGTCAAGACGAAAGCAGGACCTTCAAAATGCGAGACGTGCAACCGTGCTGCCacaccggcgctgcgccgcgccaacTGCCCGAGTTGCGGCCGGCTATGCTGCGTCCGGCACTGTCTGACCTATGCGCGGCCACTGCCCATGATCACTGGGCAAGCAGCCCCGGTGCGAGTCTGTCCCGCTTGCGTGGTAGGGGAGCCTCTGGAGCCGGTGGAGGACATGGTGCTGCTGACGAGTTACAGGACGGAGCTTGCCGGCACGCTCTGCGCGCGTTACCAGGAGCGCATGGGCAACCCGCTGCCGTTCTTTGTGTCGGACAGCATTCCATTCTCCAAGTGGacgcctgcgccgtcgccaccgaaGGTGAAGCGTACGCGCCGCCCCGCCAAGTCCTCGGCAAGCCGAGGCGGTGAAGCCTCTGAGGAAGCCCAGCCGTTGGTGATTGGTGGATTGTACGAGGTGACGCTGACGTGCACTGTCACCGATGACCCGCTGACGAACGACACTGTGCTCATTGGTGCCGCCCCTCCAGACCTGCTGACGGCTGCCGCTTCCGCAGATGGCCGTGCAGGCGCAAAAGGCAGGAAGAAAGGCAAGGAGGCTTTCGACGACGAGGTAGCATACACCGTACCACCTGGCACGCCGCCTGTGCTGCGGCTGGTTGCGCCGCGCGGCATCACGGGAGAGCAGATCCGACGCATGGAGGCCATTCGCGAGGAGCGCCGAAAAGTGGCTGCGGCACGAAGGCGtcgggaggaggaagaggagcgggagCGCGAAGCACAGCGGGAGCGCGAGCGTGAGGCTGAGCACCGGCGAGTCGTGCAGGAGCggaagaaggcgaaggcaGCCGAGGCGGCTCGCATGGAGGCAGAGCGTGCCACTCGTGAAatggccgccgcggagcgTCGTGAGGAGGCCGCtcgcgtggtggcggagcgcgcacagcgccggTAG